One Chloroflexaceae bacterium DNA window includes the following coding sequences:
- a CDS encoding gamma carbonic anhydrase family protein has translation MNENAPVLIDRISVHPSAYVFPNTFLAGTITIGPESSVWPMSVLRADTVPIQIGACSNVQDGCIIHGDPGFPVIIGDYVTLGHGAIVHGAIIEDEVLIGIGAVVLNGARIGRGSIVGARALVTEGMQVPPGSLVLGVPGSIRPLSAEQAARIRGPAERYVERKELYRRREG, from the coding sequence ATGAACGAAAACGCACCAGTCTTGATTGACCGGATCAGCGTCCATCCGAGCGCGTATGTCTTTCCCAACACCTTTCTGGCCGGGACGATCACCATCGGCCCGGAGAGCAGCGTCTGGCCGATGAGCGTGCTTCGCGCCGACACCGTGCCCATCCAGATCGGCGCCTGTTCAAATGTACAGGATGGTTGTATTATCCACGGTGATCCGGGGTTTCCGGTCATTATTGGCGACTACGTGACCCTCGGCCATGGAGCGATTGTGCATGGCGCGATTATCGAGGACGAGGTGTTGATCGGCATTGGCGCCGTGGTGTTGAACGGCGCGCGGATAGGCCGCGGCTCGATTGTGGGCGCGCGCGCTCTGGTAACCGAAGGCATGCAGGTGCCGCCGGGATCGCTGGTGCTGGGCGTGCCGGGAAGCATCCGGCCCCTCAGCGCCGAACAGGCGGCGCGGATCCGCGGGCCTGCTGAACGCTATGTCGAGCGTAAAGAATTGTACCGCCGCCGGGAAGGGTAA
- a CDS encoding uracil-DNA glycosylase, protein MMDIQLKALTPSVAALIADLAALPAPADAVNMYASDGPPGNGARRRNLALALETALARRPDLLLVGEAPGYNGARRTGVPFTSERLLLEGRWPPGRLEAGLGLALAGDDGRISAEPTATIVCRELAALGLAAAGWNAYPLHPHRPGIERSNRPPRASEVALGLPFLARFCALYSGVPIVALGRVAAEALTILGVPHRRLRHPAQGGARQFAAGLRAAYKEVAPRCSVPSSPPAM, encoded by the coding sequence ATGATGGACATCCAACTCAAAGCGCTCACTCCTTCAGTCGCCGCGCTGATCGCCGATCTGGCCGCACTGCCCGCCCCGGCTGACGCGGTGAACATGTACGCCAGCGACGGGCCGCCAGGGAACGGCGCGCGCCGGCGCAATCTGGCCCTGGCGCTGGAGACGGCGCTCGCGCGCCGGCCCGACCTGCTGCTGGTCGGCGAAGCGCCGGGCTACAACGGCGCCCGGCGCACCGGGGTGCCGTTCACCAGCGAGCGCCTGCTGCTGGAGGGACGCTGGCCGCCGGGCCGCCTCGAAGCCGGTCTGGGCCTGGCGCTGGCGGGCGATGATGGGCGCATCAGCGCCGAACCGACGGCGACCATTGTCTGCCGCGAGCTGGCGGCCCTCGGTCTCGCCGCGGCAGGCTGGAACGCCTATCCTCTGCACCCGCACCGTCCCGGCATTGAGCGGAGCAACCGCCCGCCGCGGGCGAGCGAGGTCGCCCTGGGCTTGCCATTCCTGGCTCGTTTCTGCGCCCTGTACTCCGGAGTGCCGATCGTGGCCCTGGGCCGCGTCGCGGCGGAGGCGCTGACAATCCTCGGCGTGCCGCACCGCCGGCTGCGGCACCCTGCCCAGGGCGGCGCGCGGCAGTTCGCCGCCGGGCTGAGAGCGGCGTATAAAGAGGTAGCACCCCGATGCTCCGTACCATCATCGCCACCCGCTATGTGA